Proteins co-encoded in one Papaver somniferum cultivar HN1 chromosome 5, ASM357369v1, whole genome shotgun sequence genomic window:
- the LOC113281230 gene encoding uncharacterized protein LOC113281230, producing MEMCARRSIYLEQASVRSPKACDLDLKKREQAVTHQPVPGQAEVVCPQPRRAIRTPYTVDSLERLCCTLRGESLTPRKDPSLDFLSLFFSKDRLEDDLDTDNSSQIGFFCGSPPVRADNPLVHDVQFVRQTSILSSPLGNSFGAKGSSARADRAPSCGKSSFGGKPVVRVEGFSCGGSKSNCVVSARA from the exons ATGGAGATGTGTGCAAGGAGGTCTATTTACTTAGAACAGGCGTCAGTGAGAAGCCCTAAAGCTTGTGATTTGGACTTGAAGAAAAGAGAACAGGCTGTGACACACCAACCAGTACCAGGTCAAGCGGAAGTTGTCTGTCCTCAACCTCGTCGTGCTATCAGGACTCCTTACACTGTTGATAGCCTTGAAAGACTCTGCTGCACGTTGAGAGG TGAGTCCCTTACTCCCAGAAAAGATCCCAGTCTTGACTTCTTAAGTTTATTTTTTAGCAAG GATCGTTTAGAAGATGATTTAGATACTGATAATAGCAGCCAAATTGGCTTTTTTTGCGGTTCACCACCGGTACGTGCTGACAACCCACTTGTACATGATGTACAGTTTGTTCGACAAACTTCAATACTTAGTTCTCCATTAGGAAATTCTTTTGGTGCAAAGGGTTCTTCCGCAAGGGCAGATAGAGCTCCCTCCTGTGGCAAATCTTCTTTTGGAGGGAAGCCTGTGGTTAGAGTAGAAGGCTTCAGTTGTGGGGGTTCGAAGTCTAACTGTGTCGTTTCTGCCCGTGCTTGA